One stretch of Amycolatopsis sp. NBC_00345 DNA includes these proteins:
- a CDS encoding RNA 2'-phosphotransferase, with amino-acid sequence MDEKNRTRISKRLSLHLRHDPAAIGLTLDPAGWAEVDSLLACLSRHGVPVTRAELTEVVTHNAKRRFAFDDSGSRIRASQGHSVALDLGLTAATPPDTLYHGTATRFAAAIFAEGLRPMRRHAVHLSATAETARTVGARHGTPLVLHVDARAMAAAGHEFQVSANAVWLTASVPPEFLTTAG; translated from the coding sequence ATGGACGAGAAAAACCGAACCCGTATCTCGAAACGGCTTTCGCTCCACCTCCGGCACGACCCGGCCGCGATCGGCCTCACCCTCGACCCGGCCGGCTGGGCCGAGGTGGACAGCCTCCTCGCGTGCCTGAGCCGGCACGGTGTCCCAGTGACCCGCGCCGAGCTGACGGAAGTGGTCACCCACAACGCGAAACGCCGCTTCGCCTTCGACGACAGCGGCTCGCGCATCCGCGCCAGCCAGGGCCACAGCGTGGCCCTGGACCTCGGCCTGACCGCGGCCACCCCACCGGACACCCTTTACCACGGCACAGCGACGCGCTTCGCCGCGGCGATCTTCGCCGAGGGCCTCCGCCCGATGCGCCGCCACGCCGTGCACCTGTCCGCCACCGCGGAGACCGCGCGCACGGTCGGCGCGCGCCACGGCACACCGCTGGTACTGCACGTGGACGCTCGCGCGATGGCCGCCGCGGGCCACGAATTCCAGGTGAGCGCCAACGCCGTCTGGCTCACCGCTTCGGTGCCGCCGGAGTTCTTGACTACGGCTGGCTGA
- a CDS encoding PPOX class F420-dependent oxidoreductase — protein sequence MSSELERLAAEKYVVLTTFRRDGRAVPSPVWAARDGEELVIWSERETGKVKRIRNGGHVEVQACDLRGKQTHGAKATGTARLLDDEGSERVRRAIARGYGVVGQVMMFFSRLRGGPQRTIGIAITLDEPES from the coding sequence ATGTCCTCGGAGCTGGAGCGCCTGGCGGCGGAGAAGTACGTCGTGCTGACCACCTTCCGCCGCGACGGCCGGGCCGTGCCGTCCCCGGTCTGGGCCGCCCGCGACGGCGAAGAGCTGGTGATCTGGTCCGAACGCGAGACCGGCAAGGTCAAGCGCATCCGTAACGGCGGCCACGTCGAGGTGCAGGCCTGCGATCTGCGCGGCAAGCAGACGCACGGCGCCAAGGCCACCGGCACCGCCCGCCTGCTCGACGACGAGGGCAGCGAGCGCGTCCGCCGCGCCATCGCCCGCGGCTACGGCGTGGTCGGCCAGGTCATGATGTTCTTCAGCCGCCTTCGCGGCGGGCCCCAGCGCACCATCGGCATCGCGATCACCCTGGACGAGCCGGAGTCCTGA
- a CDS encoding TetR/AcrR family transcriptional regulator: MTTAVPAEDTRTRLLGTALRLFADHGVEGTSLQMIADALGVTKAAVYYHFKTKAEITEAVAEPGIRELDVLVVEAAKQRRRGAQIDQLLDGFVDLVVRHRVLVALFSSDPGINRAIEKSAHGMEGFKNALIAILAGPEPDVAARVTAMVALTGVAMAGGSPDLAELDDETLRRELVDVGRRLMGRPRRH; encoded by the coding sequence ATGACGACCGCCGTCCCGGCCGAAGACACGCGCACGCGGCTACTGGGCACTGCGCTGAGGCTGTTCGCCGACCACGGCGTCGAGGGCACGTCGCTGCAGATGATCGCCGACGCGCTGGGCGTCACCAAGGCGGCCGTGTACTACCACTTCAAGACCAAGGCCGAGATCACCGAGGCTGTGGCCGAGCCCGGCATCCGCGAGCTGGACGTGCTGGTGGTCGAGGCCGCCAAGCAGCGCCGCCGCGGCGCCCAGATCGACCAGTTGCTCGACGGTTTCGTGGACCTCGTGGTGCGCCACCGCGTGCTGGTCGCGCTGTTCTCCAGCGACCCGGGCATCAACCGCGCGATCGAGAAGTCGGCGCACGGCATGGAGGGCTTCAAGAACGCCCTGATCGCCATCCTGGCCGGGCCGGAGCCGGACGTCGCGGCCCGGGTGACCGCCATGGTCGCCCTCACCGGCGTCGCCATGGCCGGCGGCTCCCCGGACCTGGCCGAACTCGACGACGAGACCCTGCGCCGCGAACTGGTCGACGTGGGCCGCCGCCTGATGGGCCGGCCGCGGCGGCACTGA
- a CDS encoding MMPL family transporter yields MATFLYRLGRLSFRRRALVTAVWAAVLLGLGAGALTLSGQLSDSVTIPGTESQQAIDRLAEKFPQASAGGATARVVIAAPPGHTVTDPAGRAAVESVVSHLKAAPKVASVVDPFQAKSVSPDGQVALAQASYTVKGFELTDSDRQALLDSGNGVKQSGYDVEFGGDAAQAMPATGATEGLGVAVAAVVLIITFGSLLAAGIPLLTALIGVGIGFAGITLASGFLELNSNTPILALMIGLAVGIDYALFIVSRYRHELSLGREPEEAAGRAAGTAGSAVVFAGLTVIIALAGLTVVGIPFLGQMGIAAAATVAVAVLIALTLLPAVLGFAGSRVIGGRIRLRRKPSTQTATHGERWARFVARHRVPVLLTSLAGLVVVALPALGMQLGLPNDSTAAPESTQHKAYELVSKSFGEGANGPLLVVIDTGVNRSPEALKQAVAGISTLPDVAAVTPPNVNASGDTALLSVIPKSGPSSKQTEDLVAAIRAQSGPLHETTGASLAVTGQTAANIDVSEKLSDAMLPYLALIVGLAFILLMLVFRSVVVPLKATLGFLGSVAATFGAVVAVFQWGWLTDLLGVESTGPIMSMLPILLIGVLFGLAMDYQVFLVTRMREEHVHGADPQEAMVTGFRHGARVVVAAALIMISVFAGFVLAESSLIQSIGFALAFGVLVDAFVVRMTIVPAVMSLLGRGAWWLPRWLDRILPNVDVEGEGLTKKLDAPDDHQLTHV; encoded by the coding sequence GTGGCGACTTTCCTCTACCGGCTCGGCCGGTTGTCGTTCCGGCGGCGAGCGCTCGTCACGGCCGTGTGGGCGGCCGTGCTCCTGGGCCTCGGCGCCGGCGCGCTGACCCTGTCCGGCCAGCTGTCGGACTCGGTGACGATCCCGGGCACGGAGTCCCAGCAGGCCATCGACCGGCTGGCGGAGAAGTTTCCGCAGGCCTCGGCGGGTGGCGCGACCGCGCGGGTGGTGATCGCCGCGCCGCCGGGCCACACCGTCACCGACCCGGCGGGCCGGGCCGCCGTCGAGTCCGTGGTCTCGCACCTCAAGGCCGCGCCGAAGGTCGCGTCCGTGGTCGACCCGTTCCAGGCCAAGTCCGTCTCGCCCGACGGCCAGGTCGCGCTCGCCCAGGCGAGCTACACGGTCAAGGGCTTCGAGCTGACCGACAGTGACCGTCAGGCGCTGCTCGACAGCGGCAACGGTGTCAAACAGAGCGGTTACGACGTCGAGTTCGGCGGCGACGCGGCGCAGGCCATGCCCGCGACCGGCGCGACCGAAGGCCTCGGTGTCGCCGTGGCGGCCGTTGTCCTGATCATCACGTTCGGATCACTGCTGGCCGCGGGCATCCCGTTGCTCACCGCGCTGATCGGCGTCGGCATCGGCTTCGCGGGCATCACGCTCGCCTCCGGCTTCCTGGAGCTGAACTCCAACACCCCGATCCTCGCGCTGATGATCGGCCTCGCCGTGGGCATCGACTACGCGCTGTTCATCGTCTCGCGCTACCGGCACGAGCTGAGTCTCGGCCGGGAACCCGAGGAAGCGGCCGGGCGCGCCGCCGGCACCGCCGGGTCCGCGGTGGTGTTCGCCGGGCTCACCGTGATCATCGCGCTGGCCGGCCTGACCGTGGTCGGCATCCCGTTCCTCGGCCAGATGGGCATCGCCGCGGCGGCGACCGTCGCGGTGGCCGTGCTGATCGCGCTGACGCTGCTGCCCGCCGTGCTCGGCTTCGCCGGCTCCCGGGTGATCGGCGGCCGGATCCGCTTGCGCCGCAAGCCTTCCACACAGACCGCGACCCACGGGGAGCGCTGGGCCCGGTTCGTCGCCCGGCACCGCGTGCCCGTGCTGCTCACGTCGCTGGCCGGCCTCGTGGTCGTCGCGCTGCCCGCGCTGGGCATGCAGCTCGGCCTGCCGAACGACAGCACCGCCGCGCCGGAGTCGACGCAGCACAAGGCGTACGAACTGGTCAGCAAGAGTTTCGGCGAGGGCGCGAACGGCCCGCTGCTGGTGGTGATCGACACCGGCGTGAACCGCAGCCCCGAAGCACTCAAGCAGGCCGTCGCCGGGATCAGCACGCTGCCGGACGTCGCCGCCGTCACGCCGCCGAACGTGAACGCCTCCGGCGACACCGCGCTGCTGAGCGTGATCCCGAAGAGCGGGCCGAGCAGCAAGCAGACCGAGGACCTGGTCGCGGCGATCCGGGCGCAGTCCGGGCCGCTGCACGAGACGACCGGCGCGAGCCTCGCCGTCACCGGCCAGACCGCCGCGAACATCGACGTCTCCGAGAAGCTGTCGGACGCGATGCTGCCCTACCTCGCGCTGATCGTCGGGCTCGCGTTCATCCTGCTGATGCTGGTGTTCCGGTCGGTCGTGGTGCCGCTGAAGGCGACGCTGGGCTTCCTCGGCTCCGTGGCGGCGACGTTCGGCGCCGTGGTCGCGGTGTTCCAGTGGGGCTGGCTGACGGACCTGCTCGGCGTCGAGTCGACCGGGCCGATCATGAGCATGCTGCCGATCCTGCTGATCGGTGTCCTCTTCGGACTCGCGATGGACTACCAGGTGTTCCTGGTGACGCGGATGCGCGAGGAGCACGTGCACGGCGCCGACCCGCAGGAGGCCATGGTCACCGGCTTCCGGCACGGCGCGCGGGTGGTCGTGGCGGCGGCGCTGATCATGATCAGCGTGTTCGCGGGCTTCGTGCTGGCCGAGTCGTCGCTGATCCAGTCGATCGGGTTCGCGCTCGCGTTCGGGGTGCTGGTGGACGCCTTCGTGGTCCGGATGACGATCGTGCCCGCGGTGATGTCGCTGCTCGGCCGCGGCGCCTGGTGGCTGCCGCGCTGGCTCGACCGGATCCTGCCGAACGTCGACGTGGAGGGCGAGGGCCTGACCAAGAAGCTCGACGCGCCCGACGACCACCAGCTGACCCACGTCTGA
- the hisF gene encoding imidazole glycerol phosphate synthase subunit HisF, with translation MSVAVRVIPCLDVDAGRVVKGVNFADLRDAGDPVELARLYDAEGADELTFLDVTASSGNRETTFDVVRRTAEQVFIPLTVGGGVRSNDDVNRLLRTGADKVSINTAAIARPEMLREASRRFGAQCIVLSVDARRVPEGGEPTPSGFEVTTHGGRQGTGIDAVEWAARGEELGVGEILLNSMDADGTKSGFDLGLIEMVRAAVRVPVIASGGAGAVEHFLPAVQAGADAVLAASVFHFGQLKIGEVKAALRTGGVVVR, from the coding sequence ATGTCTGTCGCGGTCAGGGTGATCCCGTGTCTCGACGTCGACGCGGGGCGGGTGGTGAAGGGGGTCAACTTCGCCGACCTCCGCGACGCCGGCGACCCGGTCGAGCTGGCCCGGCTCTACGACGCCGAAGGCGCCGACGAGCTGACGTTCCTCGACGTCACCGCGTCCTCCGGCAACCGCGAGACGACCTTCGACGTGGTCCGCCGCACGGCCGAGCAGGTGTTCATCCCGCTCACCGTCGGCGGCGGCGTCCGGTCCAACGACGACGTGAACCGGCTGTTGCGCACCGGCGCGGACAAGGTGAGCATCAACACAGCCGCGATCGCGCGCCCGGAGATGCTGCGCGAGGCTTCGCGCCGGTTCGGGGCCCAGTGCATCGTGCTGTCGGTCGACGCGCGGCGCGTGCCCGAGGGCGGGGAGCCGACGCCGTCCGGCTTCGAGGTGACCACCCACGGCGGGCGCCAGGGCACCGGCATCGACGCGGTGGAGTGGGCCGCGCGGGGCGAGGAGCTGGGCGTCGGCGAGATCCTGCTCAACTCGATGGACGCGGACGGCACCAAGTCCGGCTTCGACCTGGGGCTGATCGAGATGGTGCGCGCGGCCGTGCGGGTGCCGGTGATCGCGAGCGGCGGGGCGGGCGCCGTCGAGCACTTCCTGCCCGCGGTTCAGGCCGGCGCCGACGCGGTGCTGGCGGCCAGCGTGTTCCACTTCGGACAGTTGAAGATCGGCGAGGTCAAGGCCGCGCTGCGCACCGGCGGGGTGGTCGTCCGATGA
- the hisB gene encoding imidazoleglycerol-phosphate dehydratase HisB, translated as MSRVGKVERTTKESSILVQLDLDGTGQVEIATGVPFYDHMLTAFGVHGSLDLKVEATGDVHIDAHHTVEDTAIVLGQAIRQALGDKSGIRRFGDAWIPMDETLAHAAIDVSGRPYCVHVGEPEQFNSFTIGGNYPFVLTRHVFDSLSFHAQLTLHVRVIHGRDPHHIAEAQYKAVARALRAATEPDPRAGGIPSTKGVL; from the coding sequence ATGAGCCGTGTAGGCAAGGTGGAGCGCACCACCAAGGAATCGTCGATCCTGGTCCAGCTGGACCTCGACGGCACGGGCCAGGTCGAGATCGCCACCGGCGTGCCGTTCTACGACCACATGCTCACGGCGTTCGGCGTGCACGGCTCGCTGGACCTCAAGGTGGAGGCGACCGGCGACGTCCACATCGACGCCCACCACACCGTCGAGGACACCGCGATCGTGCTCGGCCAGGCGATCCGCCAGGCACTGGGTGACAAGAGCGGCATCCGCCGGTTCGGCGACGCGTGGATCCCGATGGACGAGACGCTGGCCCACGCCGCGATCGACGTCTCGGGCCGCCCGTACTGCGTACACGTGGGCGAGCCGGAGCAGTTCAACTCCTTCACCATCGGCGGCAATTACCCGTTTGTGCTGACGCGGCACGTGTTCGACTCGCTGTCGTTCCACGCGCAGCTGACCCTGCACGTCCGCGTGATCCACGGCCGCGACCCGCACCACATCGCGGAGGCGCAGTACAAGGCCGTCGCCAGGGCCCTGCGCGCGGCCACGGAGCCGGACCCGCGCGCGGGCGGCATCCCGTCCACCAAGGGCGTGCTCTAA
- a CDS encoding acyl-CoA dehydrogenase family protein, which translates to MSSNPDPHDFLDLDAELTEEDRAIRDAVRAYARDHLLDHVAEWYESGSLPARELAKGFGELGLLGMHLEGYGCAGTSAIAYGVACRELEAVDSGLRSFVSVQGSLAMFAIHRWGSEAHREEWLPRMAAGDALGCFGLTEPDAGSDPGSMRTRAVRDGSDWVLTGTKMWITNGTVADVAVVWAQTDEGVRGFVVPTSTPGFTANEVKHKLSLRASLTAELVLDGVRLPESAAFPEVRGLRGPLSCLNEARYGILFGVVGAARACYQSALEYTLSREQFGKPLASFQLTQRKLADLLVEVNRAGLVALQIGRLKDAGTLRPSQVSFGKLANVRSALDVARTARSMLGANGISLEYPVMRHMVNLETVLTYEGTEEMHALSLGQAVTGIAAFR; encoded by the coding sequence ATGAGCAGCAACCCGGATCCGCACGATTTCCTCGACCTCGACGCCGAGCTCACCGAAGAGGACCGGGCCATCCGGGACGCCGTCCGCGCCTATGCGCGTGACCACCTGCTCGACCACGTCGCCGAGTGGTACGAATCCGGCTCACTGCCCGCGCGCGAACTCGCGAAGGGCTTCGGCGAGCTGGGGCTGCTGGGCATGCACCTCGAGGGTTACGGCTGCGCCGGCACGAGCGCGATCGCGTACGGCGTCGCGTGCCGCGAGCTGGAGGCCGTCGACTCGGGGCTGCGCAGCTTCGTCTCGGTGCAGGGCTCGCTCGCGATGTTCGCGATCCACCGCTGGGGCAGCGAGGCGCACCGCGAGGAATGGCTGCCGCGGATGGCGGCCGGTGACGCGCTGGGCTGCTTCGGCCTGACCGAGCCGGACGCGGGCAGCGACCCCGGCAGCATGCGCACCCGCGCCGTGCGCGACGGCTCCGACTGGGTGCTGACCGGCACGAAGATGTGGATCACCAACGGGACCGTGGCCGACGTCGCGGTCGTCTGGGCGCAGACCGACGAGGGCGTCCGCGGGTTCGTGGTCCCGACGTCCACCCCGGGCTTCACCGCGAACGAGGTGAAGCACAAGCTTTCCCTGCGCGCGTCGCTGACCGCGGAGCTGGTGCTCGACGGCGTGCGGCTGCCGGAATCGGCGGCGTTCCCCGAAGTCCGCGGCCTGCGCGGGCCGCTGTCCTGCCTCAACGAGGCGCGTTACGGGATCCTGTTCGGTGTGGTCGGCGCGGCGCGCGCGTGTTATCAGTCGGCGCTGGAGTACACGCTGTCGCGCGAGCAGTTCGGCAAGCCGCTGGCTTCGTTCCAGCTGACCCAGCGCAAGCTCGCGGACCTGCTCGTGGAGGTCAACCGCGCGGGGCTCGTCGCACTGCAGATCGGCCGGCTGAAGGACGCCGGCACCCTGCGCCCCAGCCAGGTGAGCTTCGGCAAGCTGGCGAACGTGCGCTCCGCCCTCGACGTGGCCCGCACCGCGCGCTCGATGCTGGGCGCCAACGGGATTTCGCTGGAATACCCGGTGATGCGGCACATGGTGAACCTCGAAACGGTGCTGACCTACGAAGGCACCGAGGAGATGCACGCGTTGTCACTTGGCCAGGCGGTGACGGGGATCGCGGCGTTCCGCTGA
- the priA gene encoding bifunctional 1-(5-phosphoribosyl)-5-((5-phosphoribosylamino)methylideneamino)imidazole-4-carboxamide isomerase/phosphoribosylanthranilate isomerase PriA: MTFTLLPAVDVADGQAVRLVQGEAGTETSYGSPLEAALAWQRDGAEWIHLVDLDAAFGKGSNRELLAEVVGRLDVQVELSGGIRDDASLEAALATGARRVNLGTAALEDPDWTAKVVAAYGDRVAIGLDVRITEAGHRLSARGWTSDGGDLWEVLDRLDRDGATRYVVTDVSKDGTLRGPNLELLREVTARTDAPVIASGGVSSVDDLRALAALAGDGVEGSIVGKALYAGAFTLPEALAAVR; this comes from the coding sequence GTGACTTTCACGCTCCTTCCCGCAGTTGATGTGGCCGATGGCCAGGCGGTCCGACTCGTCCAGGGCGAGGCCGGCACCGAGACCTCCTATGGCAGCCCGCTGGAGGCGGCGCTGGCCTGGCAGCGCGACGGCGCCGAGTGGATCCACCTGGTGGACCTCGACGCCGCGTTCGGCAAGGGCAGCAACCGCGAGCTGCTGGCCGAGGTCGTCGGCCGGCTCGACGTGCAGGTGGAGCTGTCGGGCGGCATCCGCGACGACGCCTCGCTGGAGGCCGCGCTGGCCACCGGCGCCCGCCGGGTGAACCTCGGCACCGCCGCGCTGGAGGACCCGGACTGGACGGCGAAGGTCGTCGCGGCCTACGGCGACCGCGTCGCGATCGGCCTGGACGTGCGCATCACCGAGGCCGGCCACCGGCTCTCCGCGCGCGGCTGGACCTCCGACGGCGGCGACCTGTGGGAGGTGCTGGACCGCCTCGACCGCGACGGCGCCACCCGCTACGTGGTCACCGACGTCAGCAAGGACGGCACGCTGCGCGGCCCGAACCTCGAGCTGCTGCGCGAGGTGACCGCGCGCACCGACGCGCCGGTGATCGCGTCCGGCGGAGTGTCCAGTGTGGACGACCTGCGCGCGCTGGCCGCACTGGCCGGCGACGGCGTGGAGGGCTCGATCGTGGGCAAGGCGCTGTACGCCGGCGCGTTCACGCTGCCCGAGGCGCTCGCCGCCGTCCGCTGA
- the soxR gene encoding redox-sensitive transcriptional activator SoxR has translation MTRLAEHLSIGQVAERSGVPHTALRFYEEKGLISSERSAGNQRRYPRSVLRRIAFVRAAQRVGLSLEDISAALATLPDDHAPTKADWARLSREWQYELDARIDALQRLRDRLTGCVGCGCLSLRSCGLYNAEDELARFGPGASKLRPVSEGGI, from the coding sequence ATGACGAGGTTGGCCGAGCATCTGAGCATCGGGCAGGTGGCCGAGCGGAGCGGGGTCCCGCACACGGCACTGCGGTTCTACGAGGAGAAGGGCCTGATCAGCTCGGAACGGTCGGCGGGCAACCAGCGCCGCTACCCGCGCTCGGTGCTGCGGCGGATCGCGTTCGTCCGCGCCGCCCAGCGCGTGGGCCTCTCGCTGGAGGACATCAGCGCCGCACTGGCCACCCTGCCCGACGACCACGCGCCGACGAAGGCCGACTGGGCCCGCCTTTCCCGCGAGTGGCAGTACGAACTGGACGCCCGCATCGACGCGCTGCAACGGCTGCGCGACCGCCTCACCGGCTGCGTCGGCTGCGGCTGCCTCTCCCTGCGCAGCTGCGGCCTGTACAACGCGGAGGACGAGCTGGCCCGCTTCGGCCCCGGCGCGAGCAAACTGCGCCCGGTCTCGGAGGGCGGCATCTGA
- a CDS encoding RNA polymerase sigma factor, whose amino-acid sequence MQQNGPLARLKGVTTSFDEFVEDRLDGLLRYATVLTDDPHLAQDIVQEVLLRAQERWEKIDSPPTYVRRMVTNEYLSWRRRAVRRVVPSSHEVLDALSPPEADPSAAYDARDEMLALLATLPRKQRAAIVLRYYEGYSDAEIGEVLRCGASTVRSQISRALATLRTCVSPLPTVLTTGAGE is encoded by the coding sequence ATGCAGCAGAACGGGCCCCTCGCGCGTCTTAAGGGTGTGACCACGAGTTTCGACGAGTTCGTCGAGGACCGCCTCGACGGGCTGCTGCGCTACGCGACCGTCCTCACCGACGATCCGCACCTGGCGCAGGACATCGTCCAGGAGGTGCTGCTGCGCGCCCAGGAACGCTGGGAGAAGATCGATTCGCCGCCCACCTACGTGCGCCGGATGGTCACCAACGAGTACCTGTCCTGGCGACGGCGCGCGGTACGGCGTGTGGTCCCGTCCAGCCACGAGGTGCTCGACGCGCTCAGCCCGCCCGAGGCCGATCCCAGCGCCGCTTACGACGCGCGCGACGAGATGCTCGCCCTGCTCGCGACGCTGCCGCGCAAGCAGCGCGCGGCGATCGTGCTCCGTTACTACGAGGGCTACTCCGACGCCGAGATCGGCGAGGTGCTGCGCTGCGGCGCCTCGACCGTGCGCAGCCAGATCTCCCGCGCGCTGGCCACCCTGCGCACCTGCGTCAGCCCGCTGCCCACCGTCCTCACCACCGGAGCCGGAGAATGA
- the hisH gene encoding imidazole glycerol phosphate synthase subunit HisH: MVILDYGSGNLRSAERAVARAGAEVEVTADPHAAVEADGLVVPGVGAFSACMAGLLGVAGHRIIGKRLAGGRPVLGICVGMQILFARGVEHGEETEGTGEWPGTVERLEADVLPHMGWNTVRAPSDSLLFSGIDPDERFYFVHSYAARKWELDSGLSGRQPKVTWANHGEDFVAAVENGPLWATQFHPEKSGDAGAHLLRNWLGTL; the protein is encoded by the coding sequence GTGGTGATCCTCGACTACGGTTCCGGCAACCTCCGCTCCGCCGAACGCGCCGTCGCGCGCGCGGGCGCCGAGGTCGAGGTGACCGCCGACCCGCATGCCGCGGTCGAGGCCGACGGGCTGGTGGTCCCGGGGGTGGGCGCGTTCTCCGCCTGCATGGCGGGGCTGCTCGGCGTGGCCGGGCACCGGATCATCGGCAAGCGCCTCGCGGGCGGCCGCCCGGTGCTGGGCATCTGCGTGGGCATGCAGATCCTGTTCGCCCGCGGCGTCGAGCACGGCGAGGAGACCGAGGGCACGGGGGAGTGGCCCGGCACGGTCGAGCGGCTGGAGGCCGACGTGCTGCCGCACATGGGCTGGAACACCGTCCGCGCGCCGTCCGACTCGCTGCTGTTCTCCGGGATCGACCCGGACGAGCGGTTCTACTTCGTGCACTCCTACGCCGCGCGCAAGTGGGAGCTGGACTCCGGCCTGTCCGGCCGGCAGCCGAAGGTGACCTGGGCGAACCACGGCGAGGACTTCGTCGCGGCGGTGGAGAACGGCCCGCTGTGGGCCACGCAGTTCCACCCCGAGAAGTCCGGCGACGCGGGCGCGCACCTGCTGCGCAACTGGCTCGGCACGCTGTAG
- a CDS encoding transketolase family protein has product MPNMRETFLSTVEEIVDTDPDVAVVLADISVAQLAGAARRHPDRVLNVGIREQLLVSTGAGLALAGLRPIVHTFSAFLVERAFEQIKLDLSHQDAGAVLVSYGASYDMPAEGRTHQSPGDVALMDSLPGWTIHVPGHPDEARRLLLDSVPGDGRVYLRLSAQENASPYLGVGFQTLRQGSRGVVVAVGPMLDRVLVATEDMDVTVLYTTTIRPFDAAGLRAAVADVADVVLVEPYLAGTSAHCVAEALVDVPHRLLCLGARRDIEVRGYGELADHDLAHGLDAGSIALSLKDFLRP; this is encoded by the coding sequence ATGCCGAACATGCGCGAGACTTTCCTGAGCACGGTCGAGGAGATCGTCGACACCGACCCGGACGTCGCCGTGGTGCTCGCCGACATCTCGGTCGCCCAGCTGGCCGGCGCGGCGCGGCGGCACCCGGACCGGGTGCTGAACGTCGGGATCCGCGAGCAGCTGCTGGTCAGCACCGGCGCGGGCCTCGCGCTCGCCGGGCTGCGGCCGATCGTGCACACGTTCTCCGCGTTCCTGGTGGAGCGGGCGTTCGAGCAGATCAAGCTCGACCTCTCACACCAGGACGCCGGCGCGGTGCTCGTGTCGTACGGCGCCTCCTACGACATGCCCGCGGAAGGCCGCACGCACCAGTCGCCGGGCGACGTCGCGCTGATGGATTCGTTGCCCGGCTGGACGATCCACGTGCCCGGGCACCCGGACGAGGCCCGTCGGCTGTTGCTCGACTCCGTCCCGGGCGACGGCCGGGTGTACCTCCGGCTTTCCGCGCAGGAGAACGCTTCGCCGTACCTCGGCGTCGGATTCCAGACGCTGCGCCAGGGTTCGCGCGGGGTGGTCGTCGCCGTGGGCCCGATGCTCGACCGCGTGCTGGTGGCGACCGAGGACATGGACGTCACGGTGCTCTACACCACCACCATCCGTCCTTTCGACGCCGCGGGCCTGCGCGCCGCGGTCGCGGACGTCGCGGATGTCGTTCTCGTCGAGCCGTACCTGGCGGGCACCTCGGCCCACTGCGTCGCCGAAGCGCTCGTCGACGTGCCGCATCGCCTGCTCTGCCTCGGCGCGCGCCGCGACATCGAGGTCCGCGGGTACGGCGAACTCGCCGACCACGACCTGGCCCACGGCCTGGACGCGGGCTCGATCGCCTTGTCCCTCAAGGACTTCCTGCGGCCGTGA
- a CDS encoding thiamine pyrophosphate-dependent enzyme: MTTTAGSPGYADLPRLISLMTGDDKHTAAAQSTVDVLWVLYDRVLDLTPETFREPGRDRFLLSKGHGPMAYYAVLTAKGFLDEAELADWSSVRSRLGHHPDRRRVPGVEISSGSLGHGLPIAVGTALGARARGYAGRVVTLVGDAEFDEGSNHEAVALAGRLGLDRLTAVVVDNQSSSHGWPGGIARRFEVEGWETRTVSGRDHEALYEAFTAAHPGRPLAVVAVVEPKG, encoded by the coding sequence ATGACCACAACCGCCGGTTCGCCCGGTTACGCGGATCTGCCACGGCTGATCTCGCTGATGACCGGGGACGACAAGCACACCGCCGCCGCACAGTCCACAGTAGACGTCCTGTGGGTGCTCTACGACCGCGTGCTCGACCTGACGCCCGAGACCTTCCGCGAGCCCGGCCGCGACCGGTTCCTGCTCTCCAAGGGCCACGGCCCGATGGCGTACTACGCCGTGCTCACCGCCAAGGGCTTCCTCGACGAGGCGGAGCTGGCGGACTGGTCCTCGGTCCGCTCCCGGCTGGGCCACCACCCCGACCGGCGGCGGGTGCCCGGCGTCGAGATCTCCAGCGGCTCGCTCGGGCACGGCCTGCCGATCGCCGTCGGCACCGCGCTCGGCGCCCGCGCCCGCGGGTACGCCGGGCGCGTGGTGACGCTGGTCGGCGACGCCGAGTTCGACGAGGGCTCCAACCACGAGGCCGTCGCGCTGGCCGGGCGGCTGGGGCTGGACCGGCTCACCGCCGTTGTCGTCGACAACCAGTCGTCCTCGCACGGCTGGCCCGGCGGCATCGCCCGGCGCTTCGAGGTGGAGGGCTGGGAGACGCGCACCGTCTCCGGCCGCGACCACGAAGCGCTGTACGAGGCGTTCACCGCCGCTCACCCGGGCCGGCCGCTCGCCGTGGTCGCCGTCGTGGAACCGAAGGGCTGA